In a single window of the Trichoderma breve strain T069 chromosome 6, whole genome shotgun sequence genome:
- a CDS encoding emp24/gp25L/p24 family/GOLD domain-containing protein, with product MAQSALSPMRWLCGLLLLVSAANALKFDLMAHTGGESLKKERCIRNFVGSDTLVVVTSTVDGYRGDGMLVNIHVRDAIGNEYGRSKDVAGESRIVFTSHADAAFDVCFENLMVGPNKPAINLRTVELDIDIGADAKDWSAIQATEKLKPVEAELRRIEELTAEVVREMDYLRQREQKLRDTNESTNNRVKWFGVGTTWLLVILWAWQIMYLRAYFRSKHLI from the exons GGCGCAATCGGCCCTCTCACCCATGCGGTGGCTCTgcggcctgctgctgctcgtcaGCGCCGCCAACGCCCTCAAGTTCGACCTCATGGCCCACACCGGCGGCGAGTCCCTCAAGAAGGAGCGCTGCATTCGCAACTTTGTCGGCAGCGACACACTGGTGGTTGTGACGTCGACCGTCGACGGCTACAGGGGAGACGGCATGCTGGTCAACATTCAT GTccgtgatgccattggcaacGAGTACGGCCGATCCAAGGACGTTGCCGGCGAGTCGAGAATCGTCTTTACTTCTCACGCTGATGCCGCTTTTGACGTGTGCTTTGAGAACCTCATGGTTGGAC CCAACAAGCCCGCCATCAACCTCCGCACCGTCGAGCTCGACATCGACATTGGCGCCGACGCAAAGGACTGGTCCGCCATCCAGGCCaccgagaagctcaagcccGTCGAGGCCGAGCTGCGCCGCATCGAGGAGCTCACCGCCGAGGTCGTCCGCGAGATGGACTACCTGCGCCAGCGCGAGCAGAAGCTGCGCGACACCAACGAGAGCACAAACAACCGTGTCAAGTGGTTCGGCGTCGGAACGACCTGGTTGCTCGTCATCCTGTGGGCGTGGCAGATTATGTACCTGAGGGCGTACTTCCGATCCAAGCACTTGATCTAA